Proteins encoded by one window of Anguilla rostrata isolate EN2019 chromosome 9, ASM1855537v3, whole genome shotgun sequence:
- the LOC135262531 gene encoding olfactory receptor 1E16-like translates to MSPLNSTSFINATIVRPEFFFISGFAGISHANYYYVFLCFVYALSLLGNAFVMFVIYTDHRLHTPKYIVVFNLAVSDLCGSTALVPQMIDTSLFKSHLISYEACLTNSFFVFAFIAMQSFTLTVLSYDRFVAICYPLRYNEIVTSKSVLVITAIIWMFSGFANLIPVIFISRVSFCKSIVVNSYFCDLGPIHLLACDDDTPRAVMTWTHPVIILWFPVLFITGTYICIARALFKISEASERLKAMKTCSSHLILVSVFYLPICITYAMGSAIQLNARIVNMSLTTVLPSMLNPIIYSLKTEEFTESIKKLYRRKIKHFVVRNK, encoded by the coding sequence ATGAGCCCCCTGAATTCAACCTCCTTCATTAACGCCACTATTGTTCGTCCTGAGTTCTTTTTCATAAGTGGTTTTGCCGGTATTTCCCATGCAAACTACTACTATGTCTTCTTGTGCTTTGTTTATGCTCTGAGTCTACTAGGAAATGCCTTTgtcatgtttgtgatttacactGACCACCGTCTCCACACTCCAAAATACATTGTcgtttttaatttggctgtgtCTGACTTGTGTGGAAGCACCGCACTTGTTCCTCAGATGATTGACACCTCGctgtttaaatcacatttaatctcCTACGAGGCCTGTTTGACTaattcgttttttgtttttgcttttatcgCTATGCAGTCTTTCACTCTCACTGTTTTGTCCTATGATAGATTTGTTGCTATATGCTATCCACTGAGATATAATGAGATTGTGACTAGTAAATCAGTGTTGGTGATCACAGCCATTATATGGATGTTTTCAGGATTTGCCAATCTCATACCTGTGATATTTATCAGCAGAGTATCATTCTGCAAATCCATTGTGGTAAACAGCTATTTCTGTGATCTTGGACCCATACACCTTTTGGCATGCGATGACGACACTCCAAGAGCTGTGATGACCTGGACACATCCTGTTATAATTCTATGGTTTCCGGTACTGTTTATCACAGGTACATATATTTGTATAGCCagagcattatttaaaatttcagaAGCCTCTGAGCGCCTAAAAGCCATGAAGACCTGTAGCTCTCATTTGATCTTGGTGAGTGTGTTTTATCTTCCTATATGTATCACCTATGCAATGGGCTCAGCCATTCAACTGAATGCCAGGATCGTTAACATGTCTCTGACTACTGTCTTGCCATCAATGCTGAATCCAATCATTTACTCTCTGAAGACAGAGGAATTCACAGAATCCATTAAAAAGCTGTACAGAAGAAAGATTAAACACTTCGTTGTAAggaacaaatga
- the LOC135262532 gene encoding olfactory receptor 1E16-like, which yields MSPLNSNSFTNATIVRLEFFFISGFSGIPHANYYYVFLCFVYALSLLGNSFIMFMIYTVNCLHRPKYIVVFNLALSDLCGSTALVPQMIDTLLFKSHLISHKACFTSMFFVFWFLSVQSFTLTALSYDRFVAICFPLRYNEIVTSKSMLVMIAILWIFPGMAVIMAVIFISGVSFCKSIVVNSYFCDAGAVLLLACDDNPPSAVINWTHPVIILWLPVLFITGTYICIARALFKISEASERLKAMKTCTSHLILVGVFYLPICITYAMSSTIQLNTRIVNMSLAAVLPPMLNPIIYSLKTEEFTESIKKLYRRNKINFAVRNK from the coding sequence ATGAGCCCCCTGAATTCAAATTCCTTTACTAACGCCACTATTGTGCGTCTTGAGTTCTTTTTCATAAGTGGTTTTTCCGGTATTCCCCACGCAAACTACTATTATGTGTTCTTGTGCTTCGTTTATGCTCTGTCTCTATTGGGAAATTCTTTCATCATGTTTATGATTTACACTGTCAACTGTCTCCACCGTCCAAAatacattgttgtttttaatttggctttgtCTGACTTGTGTGGAAGCACCGCACTTGTTCCTCAGATGATTGACACCTTActgtttaaatcacatttaatctcCCACAAGGCCTGCTTTACTAgtatgttctttgttttttggtttctctctgtgcagtctttCACTCTCACTGCTCTATCCTATGATAGATTTGTTGCTATATGCTTTCCACTGAGATATAATGAGATTGTGACTAGTAAATCAATGTTGGTGATGATAGCGATATTATGGATTTTTCCAGGAATGGCTGTTATCATGGCTGTGATTTTTATCAGTGGAGTATCATTCTGCAAATCTATTGTGGTAAACAGCTATTTCTGTGATGCTGGAGCTGTACTACTTTTGGCATGCGATGACAACCCTCCAAGTGCTGTGATAAACTGGACACATCCTGTTATAATTCTGTGGTTACCGGTACTGTTTATCACAGGTACATATATCTGTATAGCCAGAGCCTTATTTAAAATTTCAGAAGCCTCTGAGCGCCTCAAAGCCATGAAGACCTGCACCTCTCATTTGATCTTGGTGGGTGTGTTTTATCTTCCTATATGTATCACCTATGCAATGAGCTCCACCATTCAACTGAACACCAGGATTGTGAACATGTCTCTGGCGGCTGTCTTGCCACCAATGCTGAATCCAATCATTTACTCTCTGAAGACAGAGGAATTCACAGAATCCATTAAAAAGCTTTATCGAAGAAACAAGATAAATTTTGCTGTaaggaataaatga
- the LOC135264105 gene encoding olfactory receptor 1E16-like produces MSPLNSTSFINATIVRPEFFFISGFAGISHANYYYVFLCFVYAVSLLGNAFVMFVIYTDHRLHSPKYIVVFNLAVSDLCGSTALVPQMIDTLLFKSHLISYEACLTNSFFVFAFNTMQSFTLTVLSYDRFVAICLPLRYNEIVTSKSVLVITAIIWMFSGFANLIPVIFISRVSFCKSIVVNSYFCDLGPIHLLACGDDTPRAVMNWTHPVIILWFPALFITCTYICIARALYKIAEASERLKAMKTCTSHLILVSVFYLPICITYAMGSTIQLNAWIVNMSLTTVLPPVLNPIIYSLKTEEFTESIKKLYRRNKIHFAVRNK; encoded by the coding sequence ATGAGTCCCCTGAATTCAACCTCCTTCATTAACGCCACTATTGTTCGTCCTGAGTTCTTTTTCATAAGTGGTTTTGCCGGTATTTCCCATGCAAACTACTACTATGTCTTCTTGTGCTTTGTTTATGCTGTGAGTCTACTAGGAAATGCCTTTgtcatgtttgtgatttacactGACCACCGTCTCCACAGTCCAAAATACATTGTcgtttttaatttggctgtgtCTGACTTGTGTGGAAGCACCGCACTTGTTCCTCAGATGATTGACACCTTGctgtttaaatcacatttaatctcCTACGAGGCCTGTTTGACTaattcgttttttgtttttgcttttaacaCTATGCAATCTTTCACTCTCACAGTTCTGTCCTATGATAGATTTGTTGCTATATGCTTACCACTGAGATATAATGAGATTGTGACTAGTAAATCAGTGTTGGTGATCACAGCCATTATATGGATGTTTTCAGGATTTGCCAATCTCATACCTGTGATATTTATCAGCAGAGTATCATTCTGCAAATCCATTGTGGTAAACAGCTATTTCTGTGATCTTGGACCCATACACCTTTTGGCATGCGGTGACGACACTCCAAGAGCTGTGATGAACTGGACACATCCTGTTATAATTCTATGGTTTCCGGCACTTTTTATCACATGTACATACATCTGTATAGCCAGAGCATTATATAAAATTGCAGAAGCCTCTGAGCGCCTCAAAGCCATGAAGACCTGCACCTCTCATTTGATCTTGGTGAGTGTGTTTTATCTTCCTATATGTATCACCTATGCAATGGGCTCCACCATTCAACTGAACGCCTGGATAGTAAACATGTCTCTGACGACTGTCTTGCCACCAGTGCTGAATCCAATCATTTACTCTCTGAAGACAGAGGAATTCACAGAATCCATTAAAAAGCTGTACAGAAGAAACAAGATACACTTTGCTGTaaggaataaatga
- the LOC135262494 gene encoding olfactory receptor 1E16-like, translating to MSPLNSTSFINATIVRPEFFFISGFAGISHANYYYVFLCFVYALSLLGNAFVMFVIYTDHRLHTPKYIVVFNLAVSDLCGSTAVVPQMIDTLLFKSHLISYEACLTNSFFVFAFITMQSFTLTVLSYDRFVAICLPLRYNEIVTSKSVLVITAIIWMFSGFANLLSVIFISRISFCKSIVVNSYFCDLGPIQLLACNDNTPSAVINWTHPVILLWFPVLFITGTYICIARALFKISEASERLKAMKTCTSHLILVGVFYFPICVTFAMGSRINQNARIINTSLGTVLPPMLNPIIYSLKTEEFTESIKKLYRRNKICFVVRNK from the coding sequence ATGAGCCCCCTGAATTCAACCTCCTTCATTAACGCCACTATTGTTCGTCCTGAGTTCTTTTTCATAAGCGGTTTTGCTGGTATTTCCCATGCAAACTACTACTATGTCTTCTTGTGCTTTGTTTATGCTCTGAGTCTACTAGGAAATGCCTTTGtcatgtttgtgatttataCTGACCACCGTCTCCACACTCCAAAATACATTGTcgtttttaatttggctgtgtCTGACTTGTGTGGAAGCACCGCAGTTGTTCCTCAGATGATTGACACCTTGctgtttaaatcacatttaatctcCTACGAGGCCTGTTTGACTaattcgttttttgtttttgcttttattacTATGCAATCTTTCACTCTCACAGTTCTGTCCTATGATAGATTTGTTGCTATATGCTTACCACTGAGATATAATGAGATTGTGACTAGTAAATCAGTGTTGGTGATCACAGCCATTATATGGATGTTTTCAGGATTTGCCAATCTATTATCTGTGATTTTTATCAGCAGAATATCATTCTGCAAATCCATTGTGGTAAACAGCTATTTCTGTGATCTTGGACCCATACAACTTTTGGCATGCAATGACAACACTCCAAGTGCTGTGATAAACTGGACACATCCTGTTATACTTCTATGGTTTCCGGTACTTTTTATCACAGGTACATATATTTGTATAGCCAGAGCGTTATTTAAAATTTCAGAAGCCTCTGAGCGCCTCAAAGCCATGAAGACATGTACCTCTCATTTGATCTTGGTGGGTGTGTTTTACTTTCCTATTTGCGTCACTTTTGCAATGGGCTCCAGAATTAACCAGAACGCCAGGATTATTAATACATCTCTGGGGACCGTCTTGCCACCTATGCTGAATCCAATCATTTACTCTCTGAAGACAGAGGAATTCACAGAATCCATTAAAAAGCTGTACAGAAGAAACAAGATATGCTTCGTCGTAAggaacaaatga
- the LOC135262495 gene encoding olfactory receptor 51F2-like, with the protein MSPLNSTSFINATIVRPDFFVISGFEGIPHANYYYVFLCFVYAVSVLGNAFVMFVIYTDHSLHTPKYIVVFNLALTDLCGSTAVVPQMIDTLLFKSHLISYEACLTNMFFVFGCLNMQSFTLMFLSYDRFVAICHPLRYHEIVTNKSMLVITIILWIIAGLVILVAVLFINRLSFCKSIVVNSFFCDHGALTLLACDDNPPSAVINVLDSIIILWFPALFITCTYICIARALFKIADASERVKAMKTCTSHLILVSVFYFPICITYAMGSAIPLNAWIVNMSLTTVLPPMLNPIIYSLKTEEFTESIKKLYRRNKINFAVRNK; encoded by the coding sequence ATGAGCCCCTTGAATTCAACCTCCTTTATTAACGCGACTATTGTGCGTCCTGATTTCTTTGTCATAAGTGGTTTTGAGGGTATTCCACACGCGAACTACTACTATGTGTTCTTATGCTTCGTTTATGCTGTAAGTGTACTGGGAAAtgcttttgtcatgtttgtgatttacacaGACCACAGTCTTCACACTCCAAAATACATTGTcgtttttaatttggctttgaCTGACCTGTGTGGAAGCACTGCAGTTGTTCCTCAGATGATTGACACCTTGctgtttaaatcacatttaatctcCTACGAGGCCTGCTTGactaatatgttttttgtttttgggtgtCTCAATATGCAGTCTTTCACCCTCATGTTTCTGTCTTATGATAGATTTGTAGCTATATGCCATCCGCTTAGGTACCATGAGATTGTGACTAATAAATCAATGTTGGTGATCACAATCATATTATGGATTATTGCAGGACTGGTTATTCTCGTAGCTGTGCTTTTTATAAACAGATTGTCATTCTGCAAATCCATTGTGGTAAACAGCTTTTTCTGTGATCACGGAGCCCTGACACTATTGGCATGCGATGACAACCCTCCAAGTGCTGTGATAAACGTGCTAGATTCGATTATAATTCTCTGGTTTCCGGCACTATTTATCACATGTACATACATCTGTATAGCCAGAGCGTTATTTAAAATTGCAGATGCTTCTGAGCGCGTCAAAGCCATGAAGACCTGCACCTCTCATTTGATCTTGgtgagtgtgttttattttcctataTGCATCACCTATGCAATGGGCTCAGCCATACCACTGAACGCCTGGATAGTTAACATGTCTCTGACTACTGTCTTGCCACCAATGCTGAATCCAATCATTTACTCTCTGAAGACAGAGGAATTCACAGAATCCATTAAAAAGCTATACAGAAGAAACAAGATAAACTTTGCTGTaaggaataaatga
- the LOC135262496 gene encoding olfactory receptor 1E16-like — protein sequence MSPLNSPSFINATIVRPEFFFISGFAGIPHANYYYVFLCLVYALSLLGNAFVMFVIYTDHRLHSPKYIVVFNLAVSDLCGSTAVVPQMIDTLLFKSHLISYGACLTNMFFVFAFITVQSFTLTVLSYDRFVAICFPLRYNEIVTSKSMLVITTIIWIFAGTAILITVIFISRISFCKSVVINSFFCDHGAVQLLACDDNPPSAVINWTHPVIILWFPVLFITGTYICIARALFKIAEASERLKAMKTCTFHLILVSVFYLPICITDAMSSTIQLNTRIVNMSLATVLPPMLNPIIYSLKTEEFTESIKKLYRRNKIQIVLRNKLKTNV from the coding sequence ATGAGCCCCCTGAATTCACCCTCCTTCATTAATGCCACTATTGTTCGTCCTGAGTTCTTTTTCATAAGTGGTTTTGCTGGTATTCCCCATGCAAACTACTACTATGTCTTCTTGTGCCTTGTTTATGCTCTGAGTCTACTAGGAAATGCATTTgtcatgtttgtgatttacactGACCACCGTCTCCACAGTCCAAAATACATTGTcgtttttaatttggctgtgtCTGACTTGTGTGGAAGCACCGCAGTTGTTCCTCAGATGATTGACACCTTGctgtttaaatcacatttaatctcCTACGGGGCCTGCTTGactaatatgttttttgtttttgcttttatcaCTGTGCAGTCTTTCACTCTCACCGTTCTGTCCTATGACAGATTTGTTGCGATATGCTTTCCACTGAGATACAATGAGATTGTGACTAGTAAATCAATGTTGGTGATCACAACCATAATATGGATTTTTGCAGGAACGGCCATTCTTATAACTGTGATATTTATCAGCAGAATATCATTCTGCAAATCCGTTGTGATAAACagctttttttgtgatcatgGAGCTGTACAACTTTTGGCATGCGACGACAACCCTCCAAGTGCTGTGATAAACTGGACACATCCTGTTATAATTCTCTGGTTTCCAGTACTTTTTATCACaggtacatatatatgtatagccAGAGCCTTATTTAAAATTGCAGAAGCCTCTGAGCGCCTCAAAGCCATGAAGACCTGCACCTTTCATTTGATCTTGGTGAGTGTGTTTTATCTTCCAATATGCATCACCGACGCAATGAGCTCCACCATTCAACTGAACACCAGGATTGTGAACATGTCTCTGGCGACCGTCTTGCCACCTATGCTGAATCCAATCATTTACTCTCTGAAGACAGAGGAATTCACAGAATCCATTAAAAAGCTGTACAGAAGAAACAAGATACAAATTGTTTTaaggaataaattaaaaacaaatgtttaa